The Pyrus communis chromosome 2, drPyrComm1.1, whole genome shotgun sequence genome includes a window with the following:
- the LOC137726952 gene encoding uncharacterized protein — protein MAPQRTHTGYDDVGSLSEGSKQIKEIEEIVEIEEIVEIEEIKELKIPYEHAIMGKWTRVEDYYKENWNKLDRPMKLDGDNVLHLAASSCSKSQCQSVLKILINLCRDSTTGAKRRSLIRVQNMDGNNALHQVSVSGSVEAAKFLVREFNEPVAVSTGEENNDALPLLWTRNHLGETPLYRAAAVGHTELVKFYLKTLKDQEMYKEMYWPQLIRHDNMSVLQTAHWLLQSYSFLGQMKDEHGLTSLQLLAQMATAFVPNFQLSQWKMLIYHCLPVGEDVDTLTPDQYDAERGMDSDHLRQSTDSTHQQGDVESGHLHQSMDSTHHQDDVGSGMDTNHPRQSIFRKKLAEILQDGIIYRIWKDKKNKKSLEKLVRLLVKSDSSWFSTDKQKQSRTISLGSWNELIDGDEGREKGKPIAEETESDKTNDYDGGDIKKEATIKAKETESDKTNGDDGSDKKKEATKLKKDARKEVAFLEETESSKTNGDDGGGDKKKEATKLKREARKEVYKSTPLLIATITGNVPIVQEILEQYPQAVEHVNENEHNILHLAIKYRQKKIFDLIKSNLIVMSKLSKRIDRDGNTILHQAADRSYYSVSLSQKLIGPAMQLQDELRWFQRVKEIVPPHYTIHHNKKDQTADELFNYWHDDLLEQAQKWVKETAQSCSTVAVLVATVVFAAAYTTPGGTNDQNGLPLFQNDPLFLLFTSMDVLAIASSLSSVAFFLSILSSPLEYPLFVSSIPTKVMAGFIFLFISMATTMLAFAATILLLIRVEKKWTKSLLYPIAFFPVPLFGLLQFPMYQSFRAMFHEITDWFFEPLFKPLLHFLRRSIWCKSKKHE, from the exons ATGGCACCCCAGCGAACGCATACCGGTTACGACGATGTGGGGAGTCTATCTGAAGGaagtaaacaaattaaagaaattgaagaaattgtagaaattgaagaaattgtagaaattgaagaaattaaagAGTTGAAAATACCCTATGAACATGCCATAATGGGTAAGTGGACACGCGTGGAGGACTACTACAAGGAGAATTGGAATAAATTGGACCGGCCAATGAAGCTGGACGGGGACAATGTACTTCACCTTGCGGCTTCTTCTTGCAGCAAATCACAATGCCAAAGTGttctcaaaattttgattaatttatgcAGAGATTCAACCACCGGGGCCAAGAGACGGTCTTTGATCAGGGTTCAGAATATGGACGGAAACAATGCTCTTCATCAGGTGAGTGTGTCCGGCAGTGTGGAAGCGGCTAAGTTCTTGGTGAGGGAGTTCAACGAGCCTGTGGCAGTGAGTACTGGTGAAGAGAATAATGATGCGCTGCCGCTGCTATGGACTCGGAACCACTTAGGAGAAACTCCGCTCTACAGAGCCGCTGCTGTCGGTCACACTGAATTGGTCAAATTTTACTTGAAAACACTGAAAGACCAGGAGATGTATAAGGAAATGTATTGGCCGCAGCTCATTAGGCATGACAACATGTCCGTTCTTC AGACTGCTCATTGGTTGCTACAGTCCTACTCTTTTCTAGGACAAATGAAAGACGAACATGGATTGACAAGCCTTCAATTGTTAGCCCAAATGGCAACTGCCTTTGTGCCAAATTTTCAACTAAGCCAATGGAAGATGCTCATTTATCATT GCCTTCCTGTTGGAGAAGATGTGGACACACTCACACCAGATCAGTATGATGCGGAGAGAGGCATGGATAGCGACCATCTCCGTCAATCCACGGATAGCACCCATCAACAGGGTGACGTGGAGAGCGGCCATCTCCATCAATCCATGGATAGCACCCATCATCAGGATGACGTGGGGAGCGGCATGGATACCAACCATCCCCGTCAATCCATCTTTCGGAAGAAACTTGCAG AGATCCTGCAAGACGGCATAATCTACCGGATATGGAaggacaagaaaaataaaaaatcattagaGAAACTCGTCAGATTGCTCGTCAAGTCGGACAGTTCTTGGTTTAGTACTGACAAGCAAAAACAAAGCAGGACCATTTCTCTGGGGTCATGGAATGAACTTATAGATGGTGATGAGGGACGCGAAAAAGGAAAGCCAATCGCAGAAGAAACCGAATCGGACAAGACAAATGATTATGATGGAGGTGATATAAAAAAGGAAGCAACCATAAAGGCGAAAGAAACCGAATCGGATAAGACAAATGGTGATGATGGAAGTGataaaaaaaaggaagcaaCCAAATTGAAAAAGGATGCGAGGAAGGAAGTTGCCTTTTTGGAAGAAACCGAATCGAGCAAGACAAATGGTGATGATGGAGGTGGTGataaaaaaaaggaagcaaCCAAATTGAAAAGGGAGGCGAGGAAGGAAGTTTACAAGTCTACCCCATTGCTTATAGCAACTATCACAGGAAATGTACCCATTGTGCAGGAGATACTTGAGCAGTATCCTCAAGCAGTCGAGCATGTTAACGAAAACGAACACAACATTTTGCATCTGGCTATCAAGTACCGTCAGAAAAAGATCTTTGATCTCATCAAAAGCAATCTAATTGTGATGTCGAAGCTGAGTAAGAGGATAGACCGCGATGGAAACACCATATTGCACCAGGCTGCAGATAGGAGTTACTACTCTGTATCATTGTCGCAAAAATTAATAGGCCCTGCCATGCAATTGCAAGATGAGCTGCGCTGGTTCCAG CGTGTAAAAGAGATCGTACCGCCTCATTACACCATTCACCACAACAAGAAGGATCAGACAGCGGATGAGCTGTTCAACTATTGGCATGACGATCTTCTGGAGCAAGCACAAAAATGGGTAAAAGAAACGGCTCAGTCATGCTCAACGGTGGCGGTGTTAGTGGCTACTGTAGTCTTTGCAGCTGCCTACACCACTCCCGGGGGCACTAATGACCAAAATGGCCTTCCTCTTTTCCAGAACGATCCTCTCTTTTTGCTCTTCACTAGCATGGATGTTCTGGCCATCGCCAGCTCATTATCTTCTGTGGCATTCTTTCTCTCGATCCTCTCGTCCCCTCTCGAGTATCCACTTTTCGTTAGCAGCATTCCTACCAAGGTTATGGCAGGATTCATCTTTCTCTTCATCTCCATGGCCACAACTATGCTCGCCTTTGCTGCCACCATTTTGTTGTTGATTCGCGTCGAGAAGAAATGGACCAAGTCTCTACTTTACCCTATTGCCTTTTTCCCAGTCCCTCTATTCGGCCTGCTTCAGTTTCCTATGTACCAATCCTTTCGAGCCATGTTTCATGAAATTACTGACTGGTTTTTCGAACCCCTTTTCAAACCCTTACTCCACTTTCTTAGGAGATCAATATGGTGCAAGAGTAAGAAGCATGAATAA